ATAATCGCTCCAGCGATGACCCCGATTGAGGATAGGGCATCGCTCAAGATGTGGAGGAACGCGGCCCTGACGTTCAGGCTGAGCATCCCGCGGGACATGACCATCATGGAGGCGAGGTTGGCGATGAACCCTATAAGAGCCGCGATCAGCATTTCGAGCCCTCGCACCTCCGCCGCCGAGAAGAGCCTCGCGAGCGCCTCATGAAAGATGAAGATCGCGATGGCCACCAAGGTGATGCCGTTTACGAACGCGGCCAAGATCTCGACCCTATGATAGCCATATGTCCTATTCCAAGTGGCGGGCCTCGTCGAAATCCTGCTGGCCAAATAGCAGAGCAATAGGGCCATGAGGTCCGAGAACATATGCCATGCGTCGCTCAGGAGGGCGAGGCTATTCGAAACGATGCCCCCGATCACCTCGACTCCCATCACGGAGGATGTCAGGGCCATCGCTATCAATAGCCCCCTCCGCTCGGCGCATTTATCCAAATGAGGGTTCACGCCAACCAATTCCTTGGCCAAGGGCCATGCGGCTCAATTCGACGGGTGCTTGGTCGGACCTTTAAAGGTTTCTGGGAACGCGAGCCCAATTACCCTTCTCCAGATCCAAAGGCTGTATAGATAATGGAAATTAGAAGAAAATAGGCTATATACAGCAACTTTTAATAACTCCGTGATAATTGGGATTCACAGAGGGGGAGCAAATGTTGAGTGATCGTGATTGGGGATTGGCTTCTAGGCTGACAGATCGGCGCCCTGTTGTCCAGAAGCCTTTTAAAAAGGCGTTCGCCCCGTAGGGCGCGG
This region of Candidatus Bathyarchaeia archaeon genomic DNA includes:
- a CDS encoding cation diffusion facilitator family transporter, translating into MAKELVGVNPHLDKCAERRGLLIAMALTSSVMGVEVIGGIVSNSLALLSDAWHMFSDLMALLLCYLASRISTRPATWNRTYGYHRVEILAAFVNGITLVAIAIFIFHEALARLFSAAEVRGLEMLIAALIGFIANLASMMVMSRGMLSLNVRAAFLHILSDALSSIGVIAGAIMIYLTGLYVVDSIIGMAIGLAVLYGTARMLRTAINILLEGAPEHINPKEVVERLRGIEGVLDVHDLHIWSITSHTHVLSAHLVLSERALGDPDRILNEVKAALKEGFGISHSTLQLEREGYREIGDVCRL